The DNA window GGTGGCCCGCTCGGCGGTGACCTGCTCGACGCCGAGCGTCGCCCGGTCGGCCACCTCGTCGAAGACGGCCGCGACGCCGACCGGCCCGACCGGCGTCGCCCCGTGCACCGGGTAGTAGCTGCCCCGCCACCGTCGCCGGCCGGGCCGGCCCGGGGTGGCGCCGACGACGTCCAGGTTGACGATCGGTCGCCCCGTGTCGAGCACCTGCCGGAGCTGCCCGGCGAACGACTCGGGCAGGTCCGGCAGCACCTCGCGCAGGTGCCGCCCCACGTGGTCGGCGGCGGGCCGCCCGTTGATCTCGGCGGCCCGCTGGTTGACCGTGACGAAGCGCAAGTCCCGGTCCAGCACGCTCACCCCGACCGGCAGGTGGAGCAGGACCGTCGCCAGCAGCGCCTGGTCGATGGCGGTGCCCGTCGGCGCCCGCCCCAGAGCGGCCACCGGCGAGGGACCGGGCGGCCCGGGTTCGTCGGCGACCGGCCGGCGCGCGCCGTGCCGCAGACCGGCCGCGCGTACCCGCCGGGCGGCGGTCGCGGCGAGTGTCGTCGCCGCCGACGCCGTACCGGGCGGCACCACGCCACGGAAGCCGAGGCTGATCGCTCCGATGATCGTGCCGTCGGCGCCGGGATGCCAGAGCGGCGCGGCCACCAGACCCTCGACGTCGGCGGTCGGCAGGCTCGCGGTCGCCGGGAAGCGGATCAACCGATCCCGGAACGAGTCCGCCTCGATCACCTCGCCGGTGCGGGCGGCCCGGGAGATCCCGACCGGGGCGGCGAGCGGGAAGCGGGCCCAGGTCTCGGCCAGCTCGGGCACCATGCCGACCTGGTCGACCAGGTCGAGCTGCGTGCCGCCCGGGTCGAGCAGCACGAGGACCGCCACCTCCGCCCCGGTGCGCCGCAGGACGTCGGACGGAAGCAACTCACCGTCACCGACCGCGAGCCCGGTCCGATACGTCACGCTGCATTCCCCACCCGACCCCAGGGCCGAACGCACGGGCCCGAGCAGACGCTACCGCCGCCGGCACGTCCGGGCGAGCCTTCGCACACCGGGCCGCTCCGGGGCTGTCGGTCAGCTCACACGCGCTCCGGTCAGTCGGCCCTGCCGGGCCCGTCGACGTGCTGACGCGGGCTCACGCCGTAGCGGCGTTTGAAGGCGGTGCTCAGCGCGAACGAGCTGCCGTAGCCCACCCGGCGGGCCACCGCGCCGACCGTGGTCCCGGGCTCGCGCAGCAGGTCCGCCGCGAGCGCCAGCCGCCACCCGGTGAGATACGACATGGGCGGCTCGCCGACCAGCCCGGTGAAGCGCCGGGCCAGCGCCGCCCAGCACCGCCTCCTGACCGAGGTCGTCCTTGACGATCTCGGCGGCCAGCAACGGGACCAACGGCGAGTCCCAGGACGCGTGCGGGACGACCGCGAGCGTCGGCAACGCGTCCAACAGCCGCCGCCCGACCGCGCCCCGGATCGGGTACGTGCCGGTGAGCAGCACGGTCCGGCCGTCCGGGCCGTTGCCCCAGGTGCGTACGCCGAGGGTCGTCATCTCGAACAGCTCGCGCCCGTCCGGCGTGGTGCAGCGCTGGCCCGGGTGGATCACCACCTGCGGCGGCGTGGCCGGCTCGTCCGCGACGGTGTACGGGTCGGGGCCGCGCACGATCGCCACGTCACCGGCGCCGAGCGACACCGGTGTGCCGGCTCCGGGCACGATCCAGGCATCCCCGCGCACCACCGCGACCACGGTGAGCGGCGCCTCGTCCCGGATCAGCATCGACCAGGGCGGGGTCAGGATCGAGCGGAGCAGGAAGGCGCCCCGGGCCCGGGGCCCGTCGAGCAGGCCGGCGACGGCGTCCACGGAGACGATTACACACAGGATCGCCCGTCCTGGCCATGGGCCGTCTCACCGCGTGGCGGTGGGATGGACACATGCGACTCGTACAGCACCTGTCGTTGCTCGCGGCCACGGTCGGGGCCGGGTTGATGGCCGGGCTCTTCGCCGCCTTCGCCTACGCCGTGATGCCGGCGTTGCGGGGCGCCGACGACCGCACGTTCGTGGACGCCATGCAGCGGATCAACGTGACCATCGTCAACGGCCTCTTCCTGCTGGTCTTCCTGGGCACGCCGGTGCTCGCCGCGTTGTCGGCGTTCCTGGCCCGGCGGGGCGTGGGCCGGGCGGCGCTGCCGTGGATCGTCGCCGGGCTGGTCCTCTACCTGGTGATGTTCGCGGTCACCGCCGCGGTCAACGTGCCGCTGAACGACGCGCTCGCCGCGGCCGGCACGGCGGACTTCGCCGCCGCGCGGCAGCGGTTCGAGGCGTCCTGGGTGGCCTGGAACGTGGTCCGGGCGCTGGCGAGCACGGCCGGCTTCGGCGCGCTGTGCGGGGCGCTGCTGGTCACCGGCCGCCCGGTCGGTTGACGCGGTCGCGGCGACCCACCGCCGTCCGGGTCCGGACGGCGGTGGGTGACGGAGGCCGCCGGCTAGAACCCGCTCCACGGGCGGGCCGAGCACTTCCAGGTCTTCCCGTCGTCGTGCGAGACGCAGACCGCGAGCACCTTCCCGATGACCGGAAGGCTGAAGGTGAAGATGTGCGCCCGCGTCTTCGCGTACGGGACACCGGACTTCTCGGCCACGTCGACCAACGCCCAGTCGGGATCCGGTGCATCCACGGTCGCCACCCGCCGCAGCGATTCCACGGCCCCGCCGTCGAGGAGCGTCCTGACCTCGTCGGCCGAGGGCTCCCGGTCGCCGACCAGGGTGTCCACGGCGTCCGGTCCGGTGACGTCGACGCCGTTGGCCTTCTCGAAGGCACTCTTCACCCCGCCCACGGTGGTGTCACCGGTGAGGTCGAGGGTGAGGATCTGGTCGGCTCCCCGGCGCGACAGGAGGCATTCCCAGATGGACTTGCCGTTGGCGACGCACATGGTCAGACACCAGTCCCGACCGCCGGGCACCGACGAGGCGAAGATCAGCGACGTGGTCGCGGTCCCCCCGCCGTCGACACCGTCGTAGCTGCCGTCGGCGAGGTCGGCCATGGTCGTGTCGAGGATGCCACGGTCGCCCGGCATCGTGCCCACGACCTCGACGCCCTCGACCTTCTCGCCGGCGACGAGCGCTTCGAGCTGATCGCCGGTGAGGCTTCGACCCCCGGCGTCGATGGCCAGCACCGTGTCCAGGTCGCCGACGGGCCGGCCGGTCAGGTCCTCGAACTGTCGAAGCATCGTCCCCGGAGCGCCGGGGTGGTCGGTGATCGTCGTCCGCGCCTCCTCCTCGGCCGCCTGCGACGGGGAGTACGAGGCAGTCAGCGCGACGATCAGGGCCGCGGCGACGACGGTGGCGCGCCTGGTGATGTTCCGTGGAGCTGTCATTTCGTCCTCCTCGTTGTCTCGGTACGGTCGCGACGGCCTACCACCGGCACTCGAACACGGCGCCCACGCCGCTGGTCGACGGCCACCAGCGGCAGTGCCGGTCGATCCAGTCGTCGATCCCGCTGATCGTGTCCACGATCCACGCGAACACCGCCTTGATCGCGCCCCAGAGGCTGAAGTAGACGACAGTCGTCTCGGGTGTGCCGCCGGCCTCGTCGACGATGTCCTTCACCGACATGGCGGCATCCGGCTTCTCGACGGTGCCCAGCACCCGCACCCCGGTGTCGTCCTTGCCGGCCAGCAACGCCGCGACCTGCTCCGGGGTCCGCTGCTTGCCGTCGTCGACCGCCACGATCGCGCGATCGATCACCGTTCGCCCGCTGCCGGAGACGGCCTGCTCGATGGCGGCGATCTCGCCCAGCGTGAGGTCGCCGCCGAGCGCGGGGCCGGTGAAGCGGCGTACCGAGACGGCGCCGGACGGACTGATCCAGATCTCGTCCGACGTGATCATGTCGTCCGCGTCGAACGGCGCCCAGGCGAACGTCCACTTCCCGCCGACGCAGCGGAACTGGCCCTGCTCCCGGCCCTCGGGCTCGGTGCCGGTCCGGACGACCGTGCCCTGGTCGTCGGTGTACTGGACCACACAGTCGGTGTCCTTGTCCGGTGTCTCGTCGGTCCCGGCCACGGCTGCGGAGGACATGGCCAGCAACGTCCCGCTGACCACCCCGAGCACCGCGAGGCGGCGCGCCAAGCGATTCATCGCACACTCCATTCCTGGAAGGAATCTGGTGTCCGCAGCGTGCCGGGCCGCGCGGAAACGGCCCGGAAAGGACGTGGAAAGCGGTCAGCGACGGGGGGCGGCGTCGAGCTGTCGCAGGTCGGCGCGGATCGAGTCGGCGTCGGCGTCGCCGAGTTCGTCGAGGATGCTCAGCGCGCGGTGCCATGCGGCGCGGGCGGCGTCGAGATCCGCGAGTGCTCGGTGGCTGCCGCCGAGCTTGACGTACGTGCTCGCTTCGGCGTAGCGGTCGTGGACCTGCGTGAAGAGCTCCAGGGCGTGCTCGTAGCAGGCGATCGCCCGCCGGTCGTCCCCGAGCTGGTGTTGGGCGTGGCCGAGGCTGTCCCAGGTGTCGGCCTCGCCCTGCACGTCGTCCACCTCCCGCAGGATCCGCAGTGCCTCGCCGCACGATTCGAGGGCCCGGTGGTAGTTGCCGAGCAGCGCCTCCTGCCAGCCGACCGCGTTGAGCGTGTAGCCCAGCCCGGCCCGGTTGCCCGCCGCCCGGAACAGGGCCAGCGCCCGCCGGGAGTGGTCCAGCGCCTGCCGGTGGTGCCCCTGCCGCTCGGCCAGTTGACCGAGGTTCAGGCAGGTGTGTGCCCGCCCGGCGTCGTCGCCGACGTCGGTGAACAGGTCCAGTGCCTGGCCCAGGTGGTCGCCGGCCTCGTCGTACCGACGGAGCCGGGAGCAGGCGAGGCCGAGGCTGCGATGCGTGTGGGCCTGCCCGGCCCGGTCCCCGATCCGGGACGCGGCGGCGAGCGCGATCTGCTGGCTGCCGAGCCAGTCCTGCCAGTGCCCCTGCCGGTGCAGGAAGCCGGCCATGGTCCAGGCGAGCCGCCAGGCGTGTCCCTCGAACCCGGACCGCGCCGCGAGCGGCACCGCGGCGAGCAGGACGGGAAGTTCGGCGGTGAGCCACGCCGTGGCGGCCGCCTTGCCGGCGGGGCGTTCCGGCGTCACGCCCGCCCGGGGCGGCGCGAGGCTGATGTCGCTGAAGTGCGGATGCAGGGCCAGGTCGGCGGCGTACGCGGCGTGCAGGTAGTGGTCCAGCAGCCGGTGCACGGCGGTCCGGCGCTCGGCCGCCGGTTCGGCGGTGTCGGCGAGACCCGCGGCGTACGCGCGCAGCAGGTCGTGGAACGCGAACCGCCCGTAGGTGTGCTCGGTGAAGAGGTTAGCCCGGGTCAGCTCGGCGAGCAGCGGGCCGCTCCCCTCCCGGGCGACGCCGGCCAGGCTGGCCACGGCCGGGGCCGAGACGTCCGGGCCAGGATGGAGGCTCAGCAGCCGGAACAGCCGGATCGCGGGCGGGCTGAGTGTCCGGCACGACCAGGAGAAGACCGCCCGGACGTCGGTGACCTCGTCGCCACCGTGGAAGGCGTCCAGGTCGCCCAGCTCATCGGCGATCG is part of the Micromonospora sp. WMMD980 genome and encodes:
- a CDS encoding PAS domain-containing protein, with amino-acid sequence MTYRTGLAVGDGELLPSDVLRRTGAEVAVLVLLDPGGTQLDLVDQVGMVPELAETWARFPLAAPVGISRAARTGEVIEADSFRDRLIRFPATASLPTADVEGLVAAPLWHPGADGTIIGAISLGFRGVVPPGTASAATTLAATAARRVRAAGLRHGARRPVADEPGPPGPSPVAALGRAPTGTAIDQALLATVLLHLPVGVSVLDRDLRFVTVNQRAAEINGRPAADHVGRHLREVLPDLPESFAGQLRQVLDTGRPIVNLDVVGATPGRPGRRRWRGSYYPVHGATPVGPVGVAAVFDEVADRATLGVEQVTAERATMLTALDTLVENAPIGVALLDTDLRYLRINAVLAEWDGHPVADHLGRR
- a CDS encoding anthrone oxygenase family protein; the encoded protein is MRLVQHLSLLAATVGAGLMAGLFAAFAYAVMPALRGADDRTFVDAMQRINVTIVNGLFLLVFLGTPVLAALSAFLARRGVGRAALPWIVAGLVLYLVMFAVTAAVNVPLNDALAAAGTADFAAARQRFEASWVAWNVVRALASTAGFGALCGALLVTGRPVG